A portion of the Streptomyces erythrochromogenes genome contains these proteins:
- a CDS encoding response regulator transcription factor, with protein sequence MIRILLAEDMHMIRGALAALLGMEPDMEVVAEVARGDAVVPAALAHHPTVAVLDLNMPGADGLTAARDLRAVLPDCRILILTALGRPEALRSALAARVGGFMLKDAQPDRLAAAIRSVAVGEHVIDPKLAAAALTAQESPLTSRETDVLRLAATGAELDEIAGELHLTQGTVRNYLGAAVTKLGARNRLDAVRIAREHGWLE encoded by the coding sequence GTGATCCGCATTCTGCTGGCCGAGGACATGCACATGATCCGAGGGGCGCTGGCCGCCCTGCTGGGCATGGAACCTGACATGGAGGTCGTGGCCGAGGTGGCTCGCGGCGACGCCGTCGTACCCGCCGCCCTCGCCCACCACCCCACCGTCGCGGTACTCGACCTGAACATGCCCGGCGCCGACGGCCTCACCGCCGCCCGCGACCTCCGCGCCGTGCTTCCCGACTGCCGGATCCTGATCCTCACCGCTCTGGGCCGGCCCGAGGCGCTGAGGTCGGCACTCGCCGCCCGGGTGGGCGGGTTCATGCTCAAGGACGCCCAGCCCGATCGGCTCGCCGCCGCGATCCGCAGTGTCGCCGTGGGGGAGCACGTCATCGATCCGAAGCTGGCAGCTGCGGCGCTCACCGCCCAGGAGAGCCCCCTCACCTCCCGCGAAACCGATGTGCTGCGGCTGGCCGCCACCGGCGCTGAGCTCGACGAGATCGCCGGCGAGTTGCACCTCACGCAGGGCACCGTACGGAACTACCTCGGTGCCGCCGTCACCAAGCTCGGCGCCCGCAACCGGCTCGACGCGGTGCGGATCGCCCGGGAGCACGGCTGGCTGGAGTGA
- a CDS encoding histidine kinase: MLGFSFEPGVALPRPAAVPMLLLQLATCLPSARRLRGAWTLCAQVLLTPWSGLPGFLGASVLLVVERRFRWALFTGVVLAAGPLAPGDGGVHSVLNGIGNALAHGLVIYALTRLTDLYTELRATRGALAEALVTAERERAGRSLDAVLGTALAEIARLAGQGTHAARRLVTVARAATERVRAAPPAQSAGGADVLPGALSPRLVWPIVVATHVEYLVVGTAFLLGAGVPGGRVVAYAAALGAVVALQAYHSMPRLPGMRPPYVAWTLGAQLILALGMLAAPDGPYPQLVGFAAASVLIVLPGRTAWPAVGATTALAAIAMLLRTDGPGAGGTVLLLLDVVVIASVFYGLALLTRLVRQVREARGALAALAVARERRRIARDVHDLLGHGLSAIVLKGELAVRDPDRERADRHLADVAALAERALADLRAIPGESTEISLAEEVDSARKILAAAGVAVQVRGDADEVEGASEALFATVLREAVANVLRHAAGARRCEVDFGPRLLRVADDGRAVPPPSPGRGCAAGPGGNGLRNLRERAGALGGVLDAGPAPHGRGYVLTVRLESVPVPVVG, from the coding sequence GTGCTCGGCTTTTCCTTCGAACCCGGTGTCGCCCTGCCGCGCCCGGCCGCCGTGCCGATGCTGCTGCTCCAGTTGGCCACCTGCCTGCCTTCGGCGCGGCGGCTGCGCGGGGCCTGGACCCTCTGCGCGCAGGTCCTGCTCACGCCCTGGTCCGGGCTGCCCGGTTTCCTCGGCGCCTCCGTCCTGCTGGTCGTCGAACGGCGCTTCCGGTGGGCCTTGTTCACGGGCGTCGTGCTGGCTGCGGGGCCGCTCGCGCCCGGCGACGGCGGTGTCCATTCCGTCCTCAACGGTATCGGCAACGCGCTCGCCCACGGATTGGTCATCTATGCGCTGACCCGGCTCACCGACCTGTACACCGAGCTCCGCGCCACCCGTGGCGCACTGGCGGAGGCCTTGGTCACCGCCGAGCGGGAACGCGCCGGGCGCAGTCTGGACGCGGTGCTGGGTACGGCCCTGGCGGAGATCGCCCGGCTGGCCGGGCAGGGTACGCATGCGGCGCGGCGACTCGTGACGGTCGCGCGGGCGGCGACCGAGCGCGTGCGCGCCGCGCCGCCCGCGCAGTCGGCCGGCGGGGCGGACGTCCTTCCTGGTGCCCTGTCGCCCCGGCTGGTGTGGCCCATCGTGGTCGCCACCCACGTCGAGTACCTCGTCGTGGGCACTGCGTTCCTGCTCGGTGCCGGGGTCCCGGGCGGGCGGGTCGTCGCCTACGCGGCCGCACTGGGGGCGGTGGTCGCACTGCAGGCGTACCACTCCATGCCGCGTCTCCCGGGCATGCGTCCCCCGTACGTCGCGTGGACGCTGGGCGCGCAGCTCATCCTCGCCCTGGGCATGCTGGCCGCTCCCGACGGGCCGTACCCCCAGCTGGTGGGTTTCGCGGCCGCCTCCGTGCTGATCGTCCTTCCCGGGCGCACCGCCTGGCCGGCGGTCGGGGCGACGACCGCGCTGGCAGCGATCGCAATGTTGCTGCGGACGGATGGGCCGGGGGCTGGAGGCACCGTTCTCCTCCTGCTGGACGTAGTGGTGATCGCTTCGGTCTTCTACGGCCTTGCCCTGCTCACCCGCCTCGTCCGCCAGGTGCGGGAGGCCCGCGGAGCACTGGCAGCGCTGGCCGTGGCGCGAGAGCGGCGGCGCATCGCCCGGGACGTCCACGACCTGCTGGGCCACGGGCTGTCCGCGATCGTCCTGAAGGGCGAGCTGGCAGTCCGCGACCCCGACCGGGAGCGGGCCGATCGACATCTCGCGGATGTGGCAGCGCTGGCCGAACGGGCTCTGGCGGACCTTCGGGCGATCCCGGGGGAAAGCACGGAGATCTCCCTGGCCGAGGAAGTGGACTCCGCCCGGAAGATCCTGGCTGCCGCGGGCGTCGCCGTGCAGGTGCGGGGCGATGCGGACGAGGTGGAGGGCGCGTCGGAGGCACTGTTCGCCACGGTGTTGCGGGAGGCCGTGGCGAACGTGCTGCGACACGCGGCGGGAGCCCGCCGGTGCGAGGTGGATTTCGGCCCGAGGCTGCTGCGGGTGGCGGACGACGGCCGTGCGGTTCCTCCGCCCTCACCGGGGCGAGGCTGCGCCGCGGGTCCCGGTGGCAACGGGCTGAGGAATCTGCGTGAGCGCGCGGGCGCACTCGGCGGGGTCTTGGACGCCGGGCCGGCTCCGCACGGCCGCGGCTACGTCCTGACCGTCCGTCTGGAATCCGTTCCCGTCCCCGTCGTCGGGTGA
- a CDS encoding helix-turn-helix transcriptional regulator: MKNRLRELRAVHRWSQVDLADRLDVSRQTVYAIETGRYDPSLPLAFKIASLFGEPIEDLFFPDEDTDREPQ, from the coding sequence GTGAAGAACCGGCTCAGGGAGCTGCGGGCGGTGCACCGTTGGAGTCAGGTCGACCTCGCTGACCGCCTCGACGTCTCACGGCAAACCGTCTACGCCATCGAAACGGGTCGCTACGACCCCAGCCTGCCGCTCGCGTTCAAGATCGCCTCCTTGTTCGGCGAACCGATCGAGGACCTCTTCTTCCCGGACGAAGACACGGACCGCGAACCGCAGTGA
- a CDS encoding SDR family oxidoreductase: MNSKTCMDSESVENLLALLKQAAELPAEDAQRRRIEGAAKNLLRRGRRDRRARARVRDREFDAALLAATVTGSRDRIMDTALPTRLPGPQQLTEAGPDSEPSAGGPTAAAQKPAVLGTLRRGQRCYICKDHYREVHPFYHHLCMTCATSNLDQRTARTDLTGRRALLTGGRVKIGHELALMLLRDGADLTVTTRFPRDAAARFAAAPDRDRWWNRLTVAALDLRDPRQVLAFTEQELARARPLDILINNAAQTLRRAPETYAALAATEAAGLPAARHWVAPGFVVPGHPHRALTTGGTPAATALDIPADTGGAVDAAGLLPDTAPMNSWTLQLGQISAAELIEVQLVNAVAPFLLADRLLPLMEASPHPTRYLINVSAVEGQFGALNKSPDHPHTNMAKAALNMLTRTSASALASRGIHCCSVDTGWVTDEKPAAARARHAATGWRPPLDVVDGAARIYHPIREGEAGRPLHAVFLKDYRPAAW; encoded by the coding sequence GTGAATTCGAAGACGTGTATGGACAGCGAGTCGGTGGAGAACCTGCTGGCGCTACTCAAGCAGGCCGCCGAACTGCCGGCGGAGGACGCGCAGCGGCGCCGCATCGAGGGAGCCGCCAAGAACCTCCTCCGGCGCGGCCGTCGCGATCGCAGGGCCCGAGCACGCGTAAGGGACCGGGAGTTCGACGCCGCGCTCCTCGCCGCCACCGTCACCGGATCACGCGACCGGATCATGGACACCGCCCTCCCCACCCGGCTGCCCGGCCCGCAGCAGCTGACAGAAGCCGGACCCGACTCCGAGCCGTCCGCAGGCGGGCCGACGGCCGCCGCGCAGAAGCCGGCGGTCCTGGGCACCCTGCGCCGCGGTCAACGGTGCTACATCTGCAAGGACCATTACAGGGAAGTGCACCCCTTCTACCACCACCTGTGCATGACCTGCGCCACCTCCAACCTCGACCAGCGCACTGCACGCACCGACCTCACCGGACGCCGCGCGCTGCTGACCGGCGGCCGAGTCAAGATCGGCCACGAACTCGCCCTGATGCTGCTGCGCGACGGCGCCGACCTGACCGTCACCACCCGCTTCCCCCGCGATGCCGCAGCCCGATTCGCCGCCGCCCCAGACCGTGACCGCTGGTGGAACCGGCTGACCGTAGCCGCGCTCGACCTGCGGGACCCGCGGCAGGTACTGGCCTTCACCGAGCAGGAGTTGGCACGCGCCCGCCCGCTGGACATCCTCATCAACAACGCAGCCCAGACCCTGCGCCGCGCACCCGAGACATACGCGGCCCTGGCCGCCACCGAAGCGGCCGGGCTTCCGGCCGCACGTCACTGGGTGGCCCCGGGCTTCGTCGTGCCCGGCCATCCCCACCGCGCCCTGACCACAGGCGGCACCCCGGCCGCGACCGCACTCGACATACCCGCGGACACAGGGGGCGCGGTCGATGCGGCAGGACTGCTGCCCGATACCGCCCCGATGAACTCCTGGACCCTGCAGCTCGGCCAGATCAGTGCCGCGGAACTCATCGAGGTGCAACTCGTCAATGCCGTCGCCCCGTTCCTTCTCGCCGACCGACTGCTGCCGCTGATGGAGGCTTCGCCCCACCCCACCCGCTACCTGATCAACGTCTCGGCGGTGGAGGGCCAGTTCGGCGCGCTCAACAAGTCGCCCGACCATCCGCACACCAACATGGCCAAGGCCGCCCTGAACATGCTCACCCGCACCAGCGCCTCCGCTCTCGCCTCACGGGGAATCCACTGCTGCTCAGTCGACACCGGCTGGGTCACGGACGAGAAGCCCGCAGCCGCACGGGCGCGACACGCAGCGACAGGATGGAGGCCTCCGCTGGACGTCGTCGACGGCGCGGCACGTATCTACCACCCCATTCGCGAGGGTGAGGCGGGCCGGCCCCTGCACGCGGTGTTCCTCAAGGACTACCGCCCTGCAGCCTGGTAG
- a CDS encoding sigma-70 family RNA polymerase sigma factor, translating into MSTPGTPRQQQLRSLSDGELCALLRGHTSEPDAAVGDVMDEVFARHHSSVLAYARTCCRDLSTAQDLAAEAFARTYRAIAWGAGPEYAWRPYLLTCVRRLAATWAREAARTRLSDDFEEWAAQLSDGQDAEDAVFTAEEGSLVLRAYESLPERWQAVLWHSVVEGEPAAETAARLGISAGGVGSLVARAREGLKEAYLRAHLDQSASDECRHYGGQIAARLRRPGKRLTRDLSRHLQGCDDCARAERDLRDVNGRLGVLLLGGILLWNPASFLSALGGNGTHLAAATLNGTQLAAAKAGAVKWVAAAAVVGTAATAAVLLPADSGSNGSGRAAAPAATPAAPGSSPLPEAAPIMAIGSAAFATAPATGLPSASPSASASAAPTSASPSPDHAGAALVNVASGLCVGLGDGGSDGSLQLEKCTGKADQGWQRLPAHQNTYQLRNADTGTCLDGTTRGGNLAEVTLRACRTGADRVTQLWRFEQDARYGAYRVWFVPKVPHSDYADHLLGPRNWPKADPPRPGSEMVHLPNYYNSVNLLFALR; encoded by the coding sequence TTGAGTACACCGGGGACCCCCCGTCAGCAGCAACTTCGAAGCCTCAGCGACGGGGAGCTCTGTGCCCTGCTGCGTGGGCACACCTCGGAGCCCGACGCGGCGGTCGGCGACGTGATGGACGAGGTGTTCGCCCGTCACCACTCCTCGGTGCTCGCCTACGCCCGCACGTGCTGCCGAGACCTGTCCACCGCCCAGGACCTCGCTGCCGAGGCCTTCGCCCGTACCTACCGGGCCATCGCCTGGGGTGCCGGCCCCGAGTACGCCTGGCGGCCCTACCTGCTGACCTGTGTGCGCCGTCTGGCGGCCACATGGGCGCGGGAGGCCGCCCGTACCCGGCTGTCGGACGACTTCGAGGAATGGGCCGCGCAACTCTCGGACGGCCAGGACGCCGAGGACGCCGTGTTCACGGCGGAAGAAGGATCGCTGGTCCTGCGTGCCTACGAGTCGCTGCCGGAGCGCTGGCAGGCCGTGCTGTGGCACTCCGTCGTCGAAGGCGAGCCGGCGGCCGAGACCGCGGCACGCCTCGGGATATCGGCGGGAGGCGTCGGCTCACTGGTCGCGCGGGCACGGGAAGGCCTGAAGGAGGCGTACCTGCGCGCCCATCTGGACCAGAGCGCGAGCGACGAGTGCCGGCACTACGGGGGGCAGATCGCCGCCAGGCTGCGCCGGCCGGGCAAACGCCTCACCCGGGACCTGAGCCGCCACCTCCAGGGGTGCGACGACTGCGCACGGGCCGAGCGTGACCTGCGCGACGTCAACGGCCGTCTGGGCGTGCTGTTGCTGGGTGGAATCCTGCTGTGGAACCCCGCCTCCTTCCTGTCGGCCCTGGGCGGGAACGGCACACATCTCGCCGCGGCCACACTGAACGGGACGCAGCTCGCCGCAGCGAAGGCCGGCGCCGTGAAATGGGTGGCTGCGGCAGCCGTGGTGGGAACGGCGGCCACCGCGGCCGTCCTGCTGCCGGCCGACTCCGGGAGCAACGGTTCCGGCAGGGCCGCAGCCCCCGCCGCAACCCCCGCGGCTCCGGGCAGCAGCCCGCTCCCGGAGGCAGCACCGATCATGGCCATCGGATCGGCGGCCTTCGCCACGGCCCCCGCCACGGGTCTCCCGTCCGCCTCCCCGTCCGCCTCTGCGTCCGCCGCGCCGACCTCGGCTTCGCCCTCGCCGGACCACGCCGGAGCCGCCCTGGTCAACGTGGCCTCGGGCCTGTGCGTCGGCCTTGGCGACGGCGGTTCCGACGGCTCGTTGCAGTTGGAGAAGTGCACCGGAAAGGCCGACCAGGGGTGGCAGCGGCTCCCGGCCCACCAGAACACGTACCAGCTCCGCAACGCGGACACCGGCACCTGCCTCGACGGAACCACCCGCGGCGGGAATCTCGCCGAGGTCACCCTCCGCGCGTGCCGGACCGGCGCGGACCGAGTGACGCAACTCTGGCGGTTCGAGCAGGACGCACGATACGGCGCGTACCGCGTCTGGTTCGTGCCGAAGGTCCCGCACAGCGACTACGCCGACCATCTTCTGGGCCCGCGGAACTGGCCGAAGGCCGACCCTCCGCGTCCGGGATCGGAGATGGTGCACCTGCCCAACTACTACAACTCGGTCAACCTGCTCTTCGCTCTGAGGTGA
- a CDS encoding DUF5914 domain-containing protein, giving the protein MNPEPPARRARLPLSLRRSPVPWERQRPTWRDARPSLIAEAVKRAQARPSGNWYVVGASASLGGDRPLARTVADHEVVLWRGAGGRLHAGPGACPHLGAPLGDSPVRCGALVCHWHGLALDGSSFAGWEPLPAFDDGILLWVRLDEVGGEAPLDAPVVPVRPAHARGVTAVYEGRGRCEPEDVVANRLDPWHGAWFHPYSFVDLTVVGSPGGDGADDGFTVGVSFKVAGRLVVPVQAVFTAPEPRTVVMRITEGEGAGSVVETHATPLGPDELGRPRTAVTEAVVAASDRPGFVFARWAAPVLRPVMRAAAARLWRDDLAYAERRWHLRSTGRFPG; this is encoded by the coding sequence GTGAATCCCGAACCGCCGGCACGGCGCGCCCGTCTGCCCCTTTCGCTGCGCCGCAGCCCCGTGCCGTGGGAGCGGCAACGGCCGACCTGGCGCGACGCCAGGCCGAGCCTCATCGCGGAAGCAGTGAAGCGGGCGCAGGCCCGGCCGTCGGGGAACTGGTACGTGGTGGGGGCGTCCGCCTCGCTGGGCGGCGACCGCCCCCTGGCCCGTACCGTGGCCGACCATGAGGTCGTGCTCTGGCGCGGCGCCGGCGGCCGGCTGCACGCCGGCCCGGGTGCCTGCCCGCACCTCGGGGCGCCTCTCGGGGACAGCCCGGTCCGGTGCGGAGCGCTGGTGTGTCATTGGCACGGACTCGCCCTTGACGGCTCGTCGTTCGCGGGCTGGGAACCGCTGCCGGCCTTCGACGACGGCATCCTCCTGTGGGTGCGTCTCGACGAGGTCGGCGGGGAGGCACCGCTGGACGCCCCCGTCGTGCCGGTCCGGCCGGCTCACGCTCGTGGGGTGACCGCGGTGTACGAGGGCAGGGGGCGCTGCGAACCCGAGGATGTCGTGGCCAATCGTCTGGATCCATGGCACGGTGCCTGGTTCCACCCGTATTCGTTCGTCGACCTCACGGTCGTCGGCTCACCCGGCGGGGACGGCGCCGACGACGGCTTCACCGTCGGCGTCTCCTTCAAGGTGGCCGGTCGCCTGGTGGTACCCGTGCAGGCGGTCTTCACCGCTCCTGAACCACGTACCGTCGTCATGCGCATCACCGAGGGGGAAGGCGCGGGCTCGGTGGTGGAGACGCATGCGACCCCCCTCGGGCCGGACGAACTCGGCCGTCCGCGCACGGCGGTGACCGAGGCCGTGGTGGCCGCCTCGGACCGGCCGGGCTTCGTGTTCGCCCGCTGGGCCGCCCCGGTCCTTCGCCCGGTGATGCGCGCTGCGGCGGCCCGGCTGTGGCGGGACGACCTGGCCTACGCCGAGCGGCGCTGGCACCTGCGCTCCACGGGCCGGTTCCCGGGGTGA
- a CDS encoding phytoene/squalene synthase family protein, translating into MTRRELDAAGITDPALRAAYRRCRELNAAHGRTYFLATRLLPAERRPAVHALYGFARWADDIVDSTDPGADDGLRGARLAALQRRLDEGLHRGDSGEPVVAALADTARRYAIDHGHFEDFMAAMRSDLVVTAYPTYADLRSYMHGSAAVIGLQMLPVLGTVVQREEAEPYAAALGVAFQLTNFLRDVGEDLDRGRVYLPEDLLAGHGVERELMHWCRRTGRQDRRALAALREFEALTRGVYREARPGLAMLDPVSLPCIRTAYVLYGSILDAISRDGYAVLHQRAVVPRRRRATVAAGALAQLAAIRLRHRRRSAPVPARTPPTPPVDPARPVSEEVA; encoded by the coding sequence ATGACCCGCCGTGAACTCGACGCGGCGGGCATCACCGATCCGGCGCTGCGAGCGGCATACCGCCGCTGCCGCGAGCTGAATGCGGCGCACGGAAGGACCTACTTCCTGGCCACCCGCCTGCTGCCGGCCGAACGCCGGCCCGCCGTGCACGCGCTGTACGGATTCGCACGGTGGGCCGACGACATCGTCGACTCGACGGATCCCGGTGCGGACGACGGCCTGCGCGGTGCGCGGCTGGCGGCGCTGCAGCGGCGTCTGGACGAGGGGCTGCATCGGGGGGACAGCGGCGAACCGGTCGTGGCGGCCCTCGCCGATACGGCTCGCCGGTACGCCATCGATCACGGCCACTTCGAGGACTTCATGGCCGCGATGCGGTCCGATCTGGTGGTGACGGCCTACCCCACCTATGCGGACCTGCGCAGCTACATGCACGGGTCGGCGGCCGTGATCGGGCTGCAGATGCTGCCGGTGCTGGGCACGGTGGTGCAGCGAGAGGAAGCCGAGCCGTACGCGGCAGCCCTCGGGGTCGCCTTCCAGCTCACCAACTTCCTGCGGGACGTCGGCGAGGACCTCGACCGCGGGCGCGTGTACCTGCCGGAGGACCTTCTGGCCGGGCACGGGGTCGAGCGGGAGCTGATGCACTGGTGCCGGAGGACGGGCCGCCAGGACCGCCGTGCGCTGGCCGCCCTGCGGGAGTTCGAGGCACTCACCCGCGGCGTCTACCGAGAAGCTCGGCCCGGCCTCGCCATGCTCGATCCGGTGTCCCTTCCCTGCATCCGCACGGCGTACGTCCTGTACGGAAGCATCCTGGACGCGATCAGCCGGGACGGCTATGCGGTGCTGCACCAGCGCGCCGTGGTACCGCGCCGCAGACGCGCGACGGTCGCGGCAGGCGCACTGGCCCAGCTGGCGGCCATCAGGCTGCGCCACCGCCGGCGCTCCGCGCCGGTGCCCGCCCGGACACCTCCGACGCCGCCCGTCGACCCGGCCCGCCCGGTCTCAGAGGAGGTCGCGTGA